One window of Marinobacterium aestuarii genomic DNA carries:
- a CDS encoding M48 family metalloprotease → MLAPKKLPPLLLGLLLSLPPLTQAAQNLPTIGDTSSSIVSLSQEARLGDTWGRMLRGRAKLLEDPVVYSYLEDLLWKLAANSALQQPQLELITVDNPTLNAFAVPGGIVGVHGGLLLSAEAEDELASVLAHELAHLSQRHFAQQLEEERRNRPFMMAAVLGSILVAAADAQAGAAALSSTLGASELARLSFSRQNEQEADRLGMATLAASDIDPGAMPRMFERMQRSMRFYGDRPPEFLLTHPVTQSRIADSLNRAAQLPMPSTQRQSPEFDIARTRLQVHYADRPGAILASFEAAAQNSGSSRDYYGMAMAASANGDHAKALKALDSLDSSWQQHLYVRISRAEILHAAKRDSEAEQILSELNQLYPNNLPVQKTYARLLQDMEQPARAAQLYESLLRRHPNDIDSRFNLAETYGLEQQILRVHEARIEYFLRTADVDKALRQVDFALKEKMLSESDRARLQAYKTDAEQLRENLKMDF, encoded by the coding sequence ATGCTAGCGCCCAAAAAACTGCCCCCTCTGCTGCTGGGGCTACTGCTGTCCCTGCCGCCGCTAACCCAGGCTGCGCAGAACCTGCCAACCATCGGCGACACCTCTTCATCCATCGTTTCACTGTCGCAGGAGGCACGCCTGGGCGACACCTGGGGACGGATGCTGCGCGGGCGCGCCAAGCTGCTCGAAGACCCTGTCGTCTACAGCTATCTGGAAGACCTGCTGTGGAAGCTGGCCGCCAACAGCGCACTGCAACAGCCGCAGCTTGAGCTGATCACCGTCGACAACCCGACACTCAACGCCTTTGCAGTGCCAGGCGGCATCGTCGGCGTGCATGGCGGCCTGCTGCTGTCGGCCGAGGCGGAAGACGAACTCGCTTCCGTGCTGGCGCACGAACTGGCGCATCTCAGCCAACGCCATTTTGCCCAGCAACTGGAAGAAGAGCGCCGCAATCGCCCCTTCATGATGGCTGCAGTGCTGGGCAGCATCCTGGTCGCTGCGGCCGACGCCCAGGCGGGCGCCGCAGCGCTGAGCTCAACCCTGGGTGCCAGCGAGCTGGCACGACTCTCATTCAGCCGCCAGAACGAGCAGGAAGCCGATCGCCTTGGCATGGCCACACTGGCAGCATCCGACATAGACCCCGGCGCCATGCCGCGCATGTTTGAGCGCATGCAACGTTCGATGCGCTTTTACGGCGACCGTCCACCTGAGTTTCTGCTCACCCACCCGGTGACCCAGTCCCGCATCGCCGACTCCCTCAACCGCGCCGCCCAGCTGCCGATGCCGAGTACGCAGCGTCAGAGCCCCGAATTTGATATCGCCCGCACCCGCCTGCAGGTGCATTACGCCGACCGCCCGGGCGCCATCCTGGCCAGTTTCGAAGCGGCGGCACAGAACAGCGGCAGCAGCCGCGACTACTACGGCATGGCAATGGCCGCGAGCGCTAACGGCGATCACGCCAAAGCCCTCAAGGCACTCGACAGCCTGGATAGTAGCTGGCAACAGCATCTTTATGTGCGCATCAGCCGCGCCGAAATCCTGCACGCAGCCAAGCGCGACAGTGAAGCCGAGCAGATCCTCAGCGAACTGAATCAGCTCTATCCCAACAACCTGCCGGTGCAGAAAACCTACGCCCGCCTGCTGCAGGACATGGAGCAGCCCGCCCGGGCTGCCCAGCTGTACGAGTCGCTGCTCAGGCGCCACCCCAACGATATCGACAGCCGCTTCAACCTCGCCGAGACCTATGGCCTGGAACAGCAGATTCTGCGCGTACACGAAGCCCGCATTGAATATTTTCTGCGCACGGCAGACGTCGACAAGGCGCTACGCCAGGTGGATTTTGCCTTGAAGGAAAAGATGCTGTCCGAGTCAGACCGCGCGCGACTGCAAGCCTACAAGACGGATGCCGAGCAGCTGCGTGAAAACCTGAAAATGGATTTTTGA
- a CDS encoding peroxiredoxin, which produces MSQVSLDLPVPDFSAQATSGLTVDSSTLRGRNLVIYFYPKDSTPGCTTEGQNFRDLYAEFQALDTDIFGVSRDGLRAHENFKAKQSFPFELISDSDESLCGLFDVIKLKKLYGKEHMGIERSTFVIDKTGTLRHEWRKVKVAGHADAVLEAVKAL; this is translated from the coding sequence ATGAGCCAAGTATCACTTGACCTGCCCGTACCGGACTTCAGCGCCCAGGCCACCAGCGGCCTGACCGTCGACTCCAGCACCCTGCGCGGTCGCAACCTGGTGATCTATTTCTACCCCAAGGACAGCACTCCCGGCTGCACCACCGAAGGCCAGAACTTTCGCGATCTGTATGCTGAATTTCAGGCACTGGATACCGATATTTTCGGCGTGTCGCGCGACGGCCTGCGTGCCCATGAGAACTTCAAGGCCAAACAGTCATTTCCGTTCGAGCTGATCAGCGACAGTGATGAAAGCCTGTGCGGCCTGTTTGACGTTATCAAGCTCAAGAAACTCTACGGCAAAGAGCACATGGGCATTGAGCGCAGCACCTTTGTGATCGACAAGACCGGCACGCTGCGCCACGAATGGCGCAAGGTTAAAGTCGCCGGCCACGCCGACGCCGTGCTCGAGGCCGTCAAGGCGCTCTGA
- a CDS encoding sulfurtransferase TusA family protein: MVSGEFDQVLDASGLNCPLPLLKAKQALNRLQSGAVLKVIATDAGSVRDFKAYTDQCDHELLQSFTEDERYIYIIRRS; encoded by the coding sequence ATGGTAAGCGGTGAATTCGATCAGGTACTTGATGCCAGTGGGCTGAATTGCCCGCTGCCGTTGCTCAAGGCCAAGCAGGCACTGAACCGGCTGCAAAGCGGTGCTGTGTTAAAGGTCATTGCGACCGATGCGGGATCGGTGCGGGACTTCAAGGCATACACCGATCAGTGTGACCATGAGCTGTTGCAATCGTTCACCGAGGACGAGCGTTACATTTACATTATCCGGCGCTCCTAG
- a CDS encoding AI-2E family transporter: MRKIFGKWIDRYFSDEEALLLFVLLAVGLTVIITLGQPLAPVFAGIVLAFLMQGSVDWLVSRGLSHLPAVVLVFAAFVGFFLALLLFVMPLAWKQLVTLFNELPRMVSHVQSLLLLLPQKYPDFISESQVRELIQLATTELSQAGQWVLTFSLNSLGNLVALLIYVVLVPILVFFFLKDGRKLVGWWASFLPERRYMMTKVWREMDDQIANYIRGKALEILIVGTVTFVALAFLGVNYAALLGIIVGFSVLVPYIGAALVTLPVALIGFFQFGWGPEFMWLMVAYGIIQALDGNVLVPLLFSEAVNLHPVSIIVAVLIFGSLWGFWGVFFAIPLATLVKAILNAWPGSQNQVATLPGDGQPQP, encoded by the coding sequence ATGCGCAAGATTTTCGGTAAATGGATTGATCGGTATTTCTCTGACGAAGAGGCCCTGTTGCTGTTTGTGCTGCTGGCGGTGGGCCTGACGGTCATTATTACCCTGGGGCAGCCGCTGGCGCCGGTGTTTGCCGGCATAGTGCTGGCGTTTCTGATGCAGGGCTCGGTGGACTGGCTGGTCTCCCGAGGGCTGAGTCATCTGCCGGCGGTGGTGTTGGTGTTTGCGGCCTTTGTCGGTTTCTTTCTGGCGTTGCTGTTGTTTGTCATGCCGCTGGCCTGGAAGCAGCTCGTCACCCTGTTTAACGAGTTGCCGCGCATGGTGTCCCATGTGCAGTCGTTGTTGTTGCTGTTACCGCAGAAATACCCCGACTTTATTTCCGAGTCCCAGGTGCGTGAGCTGATCCAGCTGGCGACCACTGAGCTCAGCCAGGCCGGACAGTGGGTGCTGACCTTCTCGCTCAACTCCCTGGGTAATCTGGTGGCGCTGCTGATTTACGTGGTGCTGGTGCCTATCCTGGTGTTTTTCTTTCTCAAGGATGGTCGCAAGCTGGTGGGTTGGTGGGCGTCATTCCTGCCGGAGCGCCGTTACATGATGACCAAGGTGTGGCGCGAAATGGATGATCAGATCGCCAACTACATTCGTGGCAAGGCGCTGGAAATCCTTATCGTTGGCACTGTGACTTTTGTGGCGCTGGCGTTTCTTGGGGTGAATTACGCGGCGCTGCTGGGCATTATTGTCGGCTTCTCGGTGCTGGTGCCCTATATAGGTGCCGCACTGGTGACCCTGCCGGTAGCGCTGATTGGCTTCTTCCAGTTTGGCTGGGGCCCTGAGTTCATGTGGCTGATGGTGGCCTACGGCATCATTCAGGCGCTGGATGGCAACGTGCTGGTGCCGCTGCTGTTTTCGGAAGCGGTGAATCTGCACCCGGTGTCGATCATAGTCGCGGTGCTGATATTTGGCAGTTTGTGGGGTTTCTGGGGCGTGTTCTTCGCCATTCCGCTGGCGACGCTGGTGAAGGCTATTCTGAATGCCTGGCCGGGCAGTCAGAATCAGGTGGCGACGCTGCCCGGTGATGGTCAGCCACAGCCTTAG